In a single window of the Acyrthosiphon pisum isolate AL4f chromosome X, pea_aphid_22Mar2018_4r6ur, whole genome shotgun sequence genome:
- the LOC100160767 gene encoding uncharacterized protein LOC100160767, giving the protein MSNRMCCVVDCHNTYRNTKGKGVTFYTFPSKKHEQHIKKLWIRAIRRVNENGEPWEPIRSSLVCSSHFVNNKCSKDPKSPSFIPTIFPEIYKKKSSNHHQQTARYKRTCNRQENNATIDTIVTNDTDTIVTNDIDTIVTNDIDTIEPYISNDNIKSVRNVSTQAAFEVNDIEIFTFDCCFIDSNNVKTQVSMPYKFNSYTLGGRPTTRDQSCGLDTPDQLIPKTFWSYESVKNESQLKSLTGTSFQVFKLLLKFIPESSHNTVTRENRLFIFLLIIKLGLSYSALSAFFKISPSTVTRIFYDCLHYLSIKTKKFIFWPDKSTVSATLPESFNIKYPNFRCIIGCTEIKTEQPDTVERKVYLYSRYERCYTIKILVAITPNGLIRFVSSCYGGSQSNSIITYDSGILSKLEPGDVVCGDEGFPGTEASCENSNCNLVATPISHQSGFIEDEVMETRDILTSEMEKVFFRLKTHGILNKISIDLIPVIDEIIHICCALTNLQLLILKK; this is encoded by the exons ATGAGTAATAGAATGTGTTGTGTCGTGGATTGTCATAATACTTATAGAAATACGAAAGGCAAAGGTGTGACCTTTTATACTTTCCCAAGTAAAAAACACGAACAACACATTAAAAAACTTTGGATTCGAGCTATTAGGCGTGttaa tgAAAATGGTGAACCGTGGGAGCCAATTCGAAGCAGTCTAGTTTGCAGTTCTCATTTTGTTAACAATAAGTGTTCAAAAGATCCAAAGAGTCCTTCTTTCATTCCAACAATATTCCcagaaatatacaaaaaaaaatcatcaaaccATCATCAACAAACAGCTAGGTATAAGCGAACTTGTAACCGCCAAGAAAATAATGCCACTATTGACACGATTGTTACTAATGATACTGACACGATTGTTACTAATGATATTGACACAATTGTTACTAATGATATTGACACTATTGAACCTTACAtaagtaatgataatataaaatctgtTCGTAATGTTAGCACTCAAGCAGCTTTTGAAGTTAATGACATAGAAATATTCACTTTTGATTGTTGTTTCATTGATAGCAATAATGTTAAGACACAAGTTTCTATgccatataaatttaattcttatacTTTAGGTGGTAGGCCTACAACTAGAGATCAGTCTTGTGGTCTAGACACTCCAGATCAATTAATACCTAAAACTTTTTGGAGCTATGAATCTGTTAAGAATGAATCACAACTAAAGAGTTTAACTGGGACAtcatttcaagtttttaaattattactgaaATTCATTCCAGAATCATCACATAACACTGTAACAAGAGAAAACAGactatttatctttttattgataattaaactTGGTTTATCATATTCAGCTCTAAGTGCATTTTTTAAGATAAGTCCTTCAACAGTtactagaatattttatgattgtttacattatttgtcaattaaaactaaaaaatttattttttggccAGATAAAAGTACTGTTTCAGCAACATTGCCTGaatcatttaacataaaatatcctAATTTCCGATGTATTATTGGTTGTACagaaataaaaactgaacaaCCTGATACAGTTGAACGAAAGGTTTATTTGTACTCTAGATACGAACGTTGTTACACCATTAAAATTTTAGTGGCAATAACACCAAATGGTTTAATACGTTTTGTATCTAGTTGTTATGGAGGAAGTCAAAGTAATTCTATAATTACATATGATAGTGGTATCCTTTCAAAATTAGAACCGGGAGATGTTGTATGTGGGGATGAAGGATTTCCTGGTACTGAAGCTTCTTGTGAAAATTCCAACTGCAATTTAGTAGCGACTCCAATTTCGCACCAGAGTGGGTTCATTGAAGATGAAGTTATGGAAACCCGTGATATTTTAACTAGTGAGATGGAGAAAGTGTTTTTTAGGCTTAAAACACAtggtatactaaataaaatatccatTGATTTAATACCAGTGATTGatgaaattattcatatttgttGTGCATTAACTAATCTCCAACTgctaatattaaagaaataa